A window of Sphingobacterium kitahiroshimense genomic DNA:
AGCTTGCATACATCTTCGCCCGACAAGTATATTTCTCCGTTCATTACAGGACGGTAGTTTTTCAATATTTCTTCAATACGGTTTCTCAACTGCATTATCATTTCCTGATGGGCGATGATTTCTTCCGTTTCATTCGTCAGTAAATCCATTGTCGTTGGTATTGTACGGCTGTCCGGCTTCGAGTAAAGCCTGTACGTCCGAGCGTTTATAATAATTCTTGCGGTTCAGTTTGGAATATGGCAATAAGCCTTTGTCCTTATAGGTCTGCAAAGTCCGTTTGGTAATGTTCATCATCAAACACACTTCCTGGTTGTCGAGCCATTGCTCTTCTTTGAAAATCGGCGTGTATTTCCGTACAGCATTTTCGGTCATTTCCAAAATTTCCCTTAGCTCATTTTTCATTCCGTCCAATGCGGATTTTTGTATTGCGATAACTTCCATTTTTTGCTCATTTTTTCTGTGGAAGTCGAAGATATTAAGGGGTGTTACAGGGTTGGAAAATGTAGTATTGATTGGCGTTGAAAGGTAGTGTTTGGCGGTTTACTACCTCTGTAAACAAAAAATCGGATAACCTTTTGGCTATCCGATTTGATATTGCTTATTCACAATATTTAAGCAAAGTATTTTTTTAATTTCTCTGGTATCTCTACATTATCAGTTTGCAAAATATTTTTATATTCAATGGTAATGGTACTACCATCAATAAATATATTATTAAATCTTTCCAATAACCAATCAGAATTATCTCGTTGATTATAGTGCTCAACTAATCTCATAATTATATCCTTATCGGACGGGCAATTTTTGATTATTCCGGAAATAATATCAGCTCTATCGTTTACCCATAAATATGACTTATACCCAATAAAACTAATGTTGTTTAAAATCACTTGTTTAAAAGTATCTAAGATGCCATTTCCTGATAATATCTGATGCTCATTGATGGTTGGAGAATATTCTCTTATAGCATTTAATATAGTTTTATTTGCTTCTGCTATTTCATTTTGTGGGATTAAACCATTTCTTAAAAAAGAAGTATATAATCCTAAAATGTTGTTGCAAGAAGTTAATTGTGTTTTCCAAAATTTTCGGACTTCTTCCTCATTAAAATTAAAGCTCAAAATTTTATCAGGATGGTTCGACAGAAAGTCTTTTAAATAATACTTATTGGCTTTGACAATAGCAATCAAACTATCGTTTACAAAACCTTTATTTACCTCTAAACTTTTACTAATTAGTTCCTGTTTCCTTATAGATAAGTCGAAATCCCATTCTCCATTATTTAATAATGCTTCCCAAAAATGTTTCAATTTTGACCTTTCTACTGAAAATTCAATCTCTTGAATTAATGGAGAAATGTCTTTATCCGGTGGAGTAATAGTTGGGTCAAAATGTTTATGAATTTTATTTATCAGAGATTGCATTCCACCCTCTATTGTTATTTTGGACATATTACTCTCTATAAATGCCCAAAAAGCCTCAATATGAAAAGTGTCTATAATATTATCCTTGTAATGAGCGCAGTCATTCCTTCTATCTTTCCAATATTTTATTTGTAATCGTAGATTGTCATTAAGGTTAAATATTGGGTCTTTAGTGCGTTCTTTTGTAGTCTGGTCAGTTTTTTCTTGTTGTTGAGTTGCATCAAATACACTTGCTTCCCACAAGTCTTCATTTTGTAATTTTGAGATTATTTTGTCCCATTCCCCTTGGGGAAATAAGTTTGGTTTAGTTCCTCCAATTATTCTTTCCTTCAGTATCGTCAGAAAAGCCAAATATGAAAATAATAATGAGGCTCTATTCGCTCCAGCTTTATAGCAAGTAACGGCATCTGTAAATAGTACATTTACATCTTCTGAAAAATTATTATTATCAATCCAATTTTCAATTCGTAGTTTCATTCAAATTATATTTTGCCTAAAGCTGTTTAAGATACTACAAAATTATACAAATATCTTAAGTGGCAACTTGAATGAGCAGATTGATTATCGAGGGTTTTGTATCTCCACTTTTTGCAGTTCCTTTTCCTTTTTCATTTGGCTGTAAGTCCATATACAGACAATACCGACAACAATTAAAGCATAGGCAATCCATTTGCCGATACGTTCTATAAAACGGGTAAATACAGATGCTTCAAAACTCGAAAATCCCTCTGCACCCATACCATTACGCCTGTAAAATTTCCTGCGGTTTATCCAATAAATAAGCACTATCGCAATAACGATAACAATAATACCAAACACCAATTGAGCCGTAACTGTATCCATACCCGTTAAGATTATAATTCAAGTAAATTTAAACAAAAAACAACGTACACCGAAAGCTGAAAAGCAAAAAACCGACCTGTAACAGTCGGTTTTGCTTTTATATAAGTAGCATTAATCACTACTGTTGAACTGAAAGCTCAACTGCTTTTCGTTACCGAAGTTATCCGAAATCCAAACCTCAAAGGATTGTGATACGGTAGATGACGAAGTGTAATACAACCGGAACTGCTCCGTTGGCAACGAATACAAATCGTTTGGCAAATACGGTGGTTCGTCATAATACCGCAATGTGCCTTGACCGTCAAATTGGAAGTAGCGGAGAAAATATTGCGTATTGCTGTAATTGCCTGTTCGCTGTATGGTAATCCGTATCTCTACGGTCTGCCCACTGGCAACATCTTTGGGTACAGGCATTACTTTGACCTCAAAAGGGAAATCGTTCTGTATTTCGAGTTCATCGTCTTTGCTACAAGATACCAACGTAACCGAAGCTGTGAGGATTGCCAAGAGTACATATATTGAGCTTAATCCTATCCTGAATTTATTGAATATTGCTATCATTGTTTTTACGTTTTAAAAATTAAACCTTAATCCCACGCCTGCGGACGGTCGGAACTGTTCCAAGTCTGTACCCCACAAAACCTTTGTACGCCCTTGCAGGACTAACACAAAACGGTCGGACAGGTACGTTTCAAATGTGAGCCGTCCACCAGCTCCGTAGATAAAATTATCCTCGCTCAAAATTTTTGCTCCGTCATACAACATTGCTTCGCCACGGTTGATACTTTCGTAACCGACTACACCTGTTATTCCGAAGTTCAGCGTGATGTTCTTACGGGCATCGCCCAAGAGGAAGAAGCTGTAACCGCCCTCTGCGGTATAAGTTTCCTGCGGTATGCGGAGGGCTTTATAATCGTGGTATTGATGAGTGTATTCCAACGCCCAAAGCTGATAGTTACCATTTTTGCCGTTTACGGTCATTGCTACATTGATATAATAATCGTTACCGATTTTATCATTGGACAGCACACCCGTACTCACTTCCAATCCTTTCTGTTTAGGTAACATTCTTTGTGCCTGTGTGACCGTGATGGCCATAAAGATGAGCATCACGGTATAGATATACTTTTTCATATTATTTACTTTAAAAGGTTATTAAAATTTCAGGTGCATATCGTTAATCAAACGGGCTTTGATTAAGTCGGAATTTTCTATCTGGAGCGTTTGATGCCTGCCTCCGTTTTTCTCGAAAATCTCAATCAGCAGTACCTTGTCATCGGCAATGGTAAATTGGTCTAACAGGAAGACGTTTTGTTCGATTGTTTTTCCGGCAATGTCGTCCAGTGGCTTGTAAGTCCTAAGCGGTATCATCGGGCGTTCCTGTACTACGGTACGTTTGGCTACCTTTTTATCCACTACCTTGAAATTCACAAAATCAATCTGAAATGGCACATTGGTACGGTTTCTCAATTCCGTATGGAAATAGTATTTGCCGTTGTGTATGTAAATGCCTTTGAGGATAAACTGAATACCGAAGCTCTTAGCCCCGATATGCTTTACAATACGTTTGTCTTTCTTGTAAATCGTTTCCAACAGCAAGCCTGCCAATGACGGAGAATTGTTGCCCAATTCTTCAAAAAGCACATCGTTACCATTGGCTTTATCTACTGCCTTTTGCATCGTGAGCAGGTCATAGCTCATTGCCTCCGGATAGGAACTGTAATACACATTGAAGCTGTAAAAACGCCCGTCATTGGTAATGACAGAAAAATTGGTTTCGGGTTCAAAATCCCTTACCGATGCTTTTACACGCAACACGTTTTCCGCATCTTCCGCTTTCCCTGCAATCAGGTATTCGCTACCCAAATCCACGTAACGAATGGCAGTCGGGAAAATCAGGTGCGAAGTTTTATCGTAGGTCACTTCCATTTTATACGGTTCTATCTTGCCCAATGCAAGTTTAGTTCTTGCACTATCCTGTGCGTAAGACTGTACGGCAAAGCCGAGTATCAGGGCAAATGCCCAAAAGATTTTTAAATGATTTTTCATTGTTTTATTTATTTGAGTTCAACATTATTTTTTAGATACAAGGAAGACCTGATGCCCTGCTTTTAGCGTAACCTTTGGGGTTCTCACCTTTTTTGTGAAATAGCCCGAAACACCCTGTACCACGCCACGGCTTAAATCAGCAGCAACCTGTTGTCCTGCATTCTGCGTGAGCATTATGCTTGTTCCCGAAGTCTGGCTCATATTGCCCGCCATTTCGGTAAGGGCGTTCATTTCCGGCGAATACGGAACGTACAAGCCTTGCTGTCCGTCCAAATCGTAAATGGTTATATCAACCGGAATGATGTTGCCCTCTAATTCTACGGAGGTAATCTTTAGCTGTAATCGACCTCCCTGAAATTTGGCATTAGCTGTTACAATCGTTCCTTTCGGAATGGTACGTTGAGGCGTTTGGGCTGGCTCTAACAATCGCAATCGTACCCCTGTTTCGCCGATAACCGTTTGCGCATCGTGTACACAGGCTTTGATACTGTTTTTCGGTTGTGCCGTTTGCTCAATAGAACCTGCGGTATAAAAGCCCCGGTTTCTTGTTTCGCTCCAATCGGCTAAAAAGGCACTGTCCGTAGGCTCACGATACAAAGCGGAAACGGTGTTCTTTCTTGTAGGTGTGAATGCCACAAAATGCTCCTTTTGAGTTGAACCTGCGGTAGCCGTACCTGCATCCTTAGCAGGTGGAACTTCTGTCGAATTTGTACCCGTTGGCAGATACTTTGCCGCCATCTGGTAGGATTTCTCCATTAGGGCAAGCTGGTCATCAACGGTTACAGATTTAGGCACATCTTTCTCGGCTAATTGTTCTTTTAGTTCGTCCAATTGCCTGCGGAGTTCTGTTGTTTCAGAGTTGTTATCCTGATAAAATGAACCCAATGTGCTTTGTGCATTGCGGTAACTGCTCAATGCCGGATTGCCGTTTCTGCCCGAACCTCTGCCACCGCCATAGCTGTTGCTTTCGTCTTCTTCGGGAAATTCATCATTAGGCTCTTTTTTGTCTTCAGTATTCCAATAGTCAGAAAGCGTGGTAAGTGCATTGCGTTTTTCTTGCTCTTTGCGTTCCAGCATTTCCAACTCATAAGCCTTGCCTTTGTCGGCAGGCATTCCTGCTCCGGTAGCCTCTGGTACTGCATCGTTCAGCCCAATGTTCTCGATTTCCTTTTTGTCTGCGGATGGTTTAAATATGAGGTACATACAACCTACGAAGACAATTCCCATTAAGCCAAAGATGAGCGGCTTTTTGAGCTTTTCGGCTTTGTTCTGTGTACCGTCTTGCGGTACATCAGCGGTTGCTGCCTGGTTCCCTTCCGTTACCCGAACAACCGACTTTTTGTTCTCATTTTCTTTCATAAATCTTGTTTTTTAGAATTGTTGATAATGTGTCCTGCAATCTTGCAGGGCTTTCACTTTTTTTGAGGACAGGGTTTTCGATATGCTCAATGACCATATCGTTACCCGACTTTGAGGTATCGTACCATACTTTGCAAATGACCCCTGCCGTAAGCAGTAGATACCCCACAAAAAAGTAAAGTGTGTATTGGTGCTGTTTCCGCAAGGGCAATGCCCGCCAGCGTTCGTCCAGCTTGTCAAAGTACCTGTCCATATTTGCTCTTAGTTTTTTCATAACCTTACTGTTTCTGTTGTTATAGCTTGAAACGCTTAGGACTTTGACCTGCCTTTTGCTTCGGTTCTTCATTGACCAAAGCGACTGCCTCAACCGCTTTGGGTGCGGATATTACAGACAGGTTTGTCAGTTCCGATTTTTTCAGCAGTTGCCCAAATTGGTCTTTCCTTGTAACCTCCATTCTGTTGAGCGAGAATTTGCCGTTCAGGTATTTTACCCACATACTGCATTCTACACTTGGCTTGTCTTCGCCCGACCATTGCAGGTAGCCCGTCAGCAACAAGTCCTGTTTAGGCAAACTATCTGTACCTTTTTGGCAGTTTTCGAGGTATTCGCCGATACTTTTCTTCAACTTTCCGGCATACGCTCCCTGCGTATGGAAATAGCCGTTATATCCTTTATCGGTAAGGATTTTTGCAAACGTGTTTAAATCTGATAATGCTTCCATAAGATTGTTTTTTTAGCGTTCGATAACTTCTATATCCCTGTTTTCTATCACTGCAAACTTTTCGATGTTGAAGCCTTGCGGGTTGTTGTCCGAACGGACAGAGTTCACGAGATAGCAGGAAGTAATCAGGTTACGCCTGGTCACGTTGCTCGAACGGATAATGAATTGTTTGGCGTAAGTACGCACCGCATACGGATAGGTGTCGAAATTGCACACGACACTATCCACCTCAATGCGTTGCTGTACATTCCCCGAAATAATCCTGCTGTAATAACCCTTTTCCGACAGGTCTTTGTAATAATCAAAAGCTGATTTATCGGCAAGGTTGAATGCCCTGCTCATATTGCTTTCGATAGCGTTCTTGTCGGGAGCAAGCGTAAAAAAGAGCTCGTGAAAACGTCTGACGTGCTCCCTTGCTTCCACAGGTCGGTTGATACTTGCATCTTGCGATAAGGCAAGCATCAACGATTTTCCATTATCCAGCACATAGATTTTTTGGCGTTGTTCGTCTGCAAAGCTGTAAGATTTCCAAAGTGAAAATCCTACCACGCTTAGGCAGAGAACGGCAAATACAATGGCATACAGCCGTATTTGCCTAAAACTGTTTTCGATATTTCTTAATGTTTTAAATTCCATTTTTAAATGATTTGATTGTTTTTATTTCCCCATTAACCTGCCACCGATATTTCCAACAGCCGAACCTGTTCCTGCTCCGGCGATATTTCCGGTTTTCATTGCCGCTTGGTTTACGTTACGGGTAAAGTTTCCTGCACCGCCTGCCTGAATAATCCAGCCTGTTACCGTTGGGATAGTGAAGTAACCCACGATACCGATTATCATAAAGATGATGTACACGGTATTGGATGTGTCGGGTATATAGGTCGGGTCGGCAAGCATTGCTATATCCTTTTCGATAATGAGGGATTGTATTTTGGCAAGCATAGAGCTGAACAGGTCTGCCACGGGCAACCACAGGTAAACGCTGACGTATCGGGTCAGCCATTGCGTGAGCGTGGACTGAAAACCGTCCCACACGCTTATCGCAAAGGCTATCGGCCCGAGTATGGACAGGACGATGAGAAAGAACGTCCTTATGGTATCAATAACCAAAGCTGCCGCCTGAAACAGTACCTCTAACAGATTGCGAAACCAATTCTTAATAGCTTGTTCGGTTTGGTAGGCAAACCTATCCATATACATTCCCGACATCGTAATCAAATCGCCGGGCGACCAGCCCAATTCTTCGAGCTTTTTATCAAATTCCTCATTTGATACGAGATAGGCTGTTTCAGGATTTCGTAGCATAGCTTCCCGTTCCAACAGGTCTTTTTTCGCCTGCAAATCGTTGAGGTCAAGCACCTGATTTTCGAGGATTGTGTGAGTACCCTGTACCACCGGACTTAACACGGCATTGATTGTTCCCAATACGATAGTTGGGAAAAACATAATGCAAAGCCCCAAAGCGAAAGGACGGAGCAAGGGGTACATATCAATGGGTTCAGCCCTGCTCAAAGCCTGCCATACT
This region includes:
- a CDS encoding helix-turn-helix domain-containing protein — its product is MDLLTNETEEIIAHQEMIMQLRNRIEEILKNYRPVMNGEIYLSGEDVCKLLHISKRTLQQYRDDNILPFIQIGGKIIYKESDILTVLEQNYIANDRHCL
- a CDS encoding helix-turn-helix domain-containing protein, with the protein product MEVIAIQKSALDGMKNELREILEMTENAVRKYTPIFKEEQWLDNQEVCLMMNITKRTLQTYKDKGLLPYSKLNRKNYYKRSDVQALLEAGQPYNTNDNGFTDE
- a CDS encoding DUF3872 domain-containing protein encodes the protein MIAIFNKFRIGLSSIYVLLAILTASVTLVSCSKDDELEIQNDFPFEVKVMPVPKDVASGQTVEIRITIQRTGNYSNTQYFLRYFQFDGQGTLRYYDEPPYLPNDLYSLPTEQFRLYYTSSSTVSQSFEVWISDNFGNEKQLSFQFNSSD
- a CDS encoding conjugal transfer protein TraO, with translation MKKYIYTVMLIFMAITVTQAQRMLPKQKGLEVSTGVLSNDKIGNDYYINVAMTVNGKNGNYQLWALEYTHQYHDYKALRIPQETYTAEGGYSFFLLGDARKNITLNFGITGVVGYESINRGEAMLYDGAKILSEDNFIYGAGGRLTFETYLSDRFVLVLQGRTKVLWGTDLEQFRPSAGVGLRFNF
- the traN gene encoding conjugative transposon protein TraN — its product is MKNHLKIFWAFALILGFAVQSYAQDSARTKLALGKIEPYKMEVTYDKTSHLIFPTAIRYVDLGSEYLIAGKAEDAENVLRVKASVRDFEPETNFSVITNDGRFYSFNVYYSSYPEAMSYDLLTMQKAVDKANGNDVLFEELGNNSPSLAGLLLETIYKKDKRIVKHIGAKSFGIQFILKGIYIHNGKYYFHTELRNRTNVPFQIDFVNFKVVDKKVAKRTVVQERPMIPLRTYKPLDDIAGKTIEQNVFLLDQFTIADDKVLLIEIFEKNGGRHQTLQIENSDLIKARLINDMHLKF
- the traM gene encoding conjugative transposon protein TraM produces the protein MKENENKKSVVRVTEGNQAATADVPQDGTQNKAEKLKKPLIFGLMGIVFVGCMYLIFKPSADKKEIENIGLNDAVPEATGAGMPADKGKAYELEMLERKEQEKRNALTTLSDYWNTEDKKEPNDEFPEEDESNSYGGGRGSGRNGNPALSSYRNAQSTLGSFYQDNNSETTELRRQLDELKEQLAEKDVPKSVTVDDQLALMEKSYQMAAKYLPTGTNSTEVPPAKDAGTATAGSTQKEHFVAFTPTRKNTVSALYREPTDSAFLADWSETRNRGFYTAGSIEQTAQPKNSIKACVHDAQTVIGETGVRLRLLEPAQTPQRTIPKGTIVTANAKFQGGRLQLKITSVELEGNIIPVDITIYDLDGQQGLYVPYSPEMNALTEMAGNMSQTSGTSIMLTQNAGQQVAADLSRGVVQGVSGYFTKKVRTPKVTLKAGHQVFLVSKK
- the traK gene encoding conjugative transposon protein TraK, which translates into the protein MEFKTLRNIENSFRQIRLYAIVFAVLCLSVVGFSLWKSYSFADEQRQKIYVLDNGKSLMLALSQDASINRPVEAREHVRRFHELFFTLAPDKNAIESNMSRAFNLADKSAFDYYKDLSEKGYYSRIISGNVQQRIEVDSVVCNFDTYPYAVRTYAKQFIIRSSNVTRRNLITSCYLVNSVRSDNNPQGFNIEKFAVIENRDIEVIER
- the traJ gene encoding conjugative transposon protein TraJ; its protein translation is MEFQNLHEVLRSLYDEMLPLSADMAAVAKGIAGLGALFYVAIKVWQALSRAEPIDMYPLLRPFALGLCIMFFPTIVLGTINAVLSPVVQGTHTILENQVLDLNDLQAKKDLLEREAMLRNPETAYLVSNEEFDKKLEELGWSPGDLITMSGMYMDRFAYQTEQAIKNWFRNLLEVLFQAAALVIDTIRTFFLIVLSILGPIAFAISVWDGFQSTLTQWLTRYVSVYLWLPVADLFSSMLAKIQSLIIEKDIAMLADPTYIPDTSNTVYIIFMIIGIVGYFTIPTVTGWIIQAGGAGNFTRNVNQAAMKTGNIAGAGTGSAVGNIGGRLMGK